CGATCGTTAGCGACGAAGCTGGCACAACTAGAGATAGGATAGAAGAAAATTTCAAGATCGGCTCGCATCTAGTTCGCATAATAGATACCGCAGGCATCAGAAAAGATGCTGGAAAGATCGAGCAAATCGGCATAAACTACTCAATCTCAGCCATAAACGAGGCTGACATCATCCTAGCTGTCTTTGATGGCTCTTGCCCAAGTGATGAGCAAGACAAAGAGATAATTAGGCTCGTTTCTAACTCAAATAAAAAAGCCTTTTTTATCCTAAACAAAAGCGATCTGGCATTTAAATTTGACATAAATTTGGATGGCGCCATCAAAATTTCTGCAAAAAATGATACGAGCGTAGTTTTAAAAGAGCTTGAAAGTTATCTCAAGACGCAAGACACTGATGAGATCATGCTAAGCTCAAACCGCCAAATTTTAAGCTGCAAAGAGGCGAGCGAGGCTTTAAAAAGGGCATTTTTTAGGCTAAATGAAGAGGAACTAGAAATTTTTGCTTATGAGCTAAATACCGCGATAAAGGCACTTGCAAGTATCACAAAGCCATTTGAGAGAAGTGAAATTTTAGACGAGATGTTTAGCCATTTTTGTTTAGGAAAATGATACTTTTTTTGGTTAAAATTTGCGCTTTTTAAAGGAGAGAATATGAAAATTTTACTTATAAATGGTGGCAAAAAATTTGGCCATTCAGATGGCAGGCTCAATCAAACACTTCACGATCTTGCGTGCGAAAAACTAGCGAAAATGGGTCACGAGGTAAAACAAACCGTGATAGATCAAGGCTATGATATCGAGGCTGAAGTTGAGAAATTTCTCTGGATGGATGCGGTAGTTTGGCAGATGCCAGCTTGGTGGATGGGCGAGCCTTGGATAGTGAAAAAATATATCGACGAGGTCTTTACAGCAGGTCATGGCAAGCTTTATACGAGTGATGGCAGGCACAGGGTAGATCCAGCCAAAAACTACGGCAAAGGCGGCTTGTTAAATGGCAAGAATTTTATGCTAAGCCTTACTTGGAATGCCCCAGCCGAGGCATTTAGCGATCCAAATGAGTTTTTTGAGGCGCGCGGAGTTGATGGAGTTTATTTTCATTTTAGAAAGGCAAATGAGTTTTTGGGCATGAAGCCTCTTCCATATTTTGTCTGCTACGATGTCATTAAGATGCCAGATGTGCCAAGAGATCTAAAAGAGTATGAGGCGCATCTTGAAAAAGTTTTCAAAGCGTAAAAACAAATTTCTACCGCCCTCTAGCCATTTGCGCTAGAGGCCATTTAAATTTATATCTATCTTGTGTGGGGAAAATGAGGACAAAATTTCTACTTTTAGCTGCTGTTATTTTATTTGCAGGGTGCGCTGGCAGGCAAATTTTAGCGCCAAGCGATGAGGCAAATTTACTCTACCTTGAAAATAACGAAACTTTGCATGAGATGAAATTTTATAAGCTGCAAAATAGCCTAGATGACTTTAATAAATTTGCAAACATTGTTGGCAAGGCTGAGATAAAAGCAGCCGGAGTAAATGCAGAATTTAGCGCTCTTGGCGATCTCATGCAAGGCAGCGAAGCAGATCAAATGGTGCTTATTAAAAATTTGGGCACAAACCATGATCTCATCTTGTCAAATTCTAGTGACATAGAGGAGCTAGCAAATGCAAAAAATATCAAATTTTATGAAATTTCAAATAAAGCTATCAAAAGCGTAGTTTATAGCACAAAGAGCATGCCAGTTTGCGAAGCTTTTGCAGGTGGCAAAGAGGTGATAAAAGTAAAAAGTGTGACAAATCACCCTTTGAAAAATGGCTTTTTTGCGGTGATCTTAAACTCAGATATATCTAATGATCAAGGCTTTTTTCTAAGAGAGACGAGCTATTATTTCAACCTTTCAAGCGAAGATGAAGAGAATATTAAGGCTGAGACGCTAACGCAAAATTTTTATAAAACTTTTATCGAAAGCGACCTTGTAAAACAAGGCGAAATTCTCTCAAATGTGCTTTGTTTTAGTAAATTCCAAAAGGCTTTTTAGTAACTTTTTATAAGCAAGGTTGTAAAATAGCTTAAAATTCTTAAAAGGTTACATCAATGGATAAAGCTACCATACAAGCACATAAAATCAGCGACGAAGAGTATGAGGAGATCTTAAAAATTTTAGGCCGTGAGCCAAATTTACTAGAGCTTGGCATATTTTCAGCGATGTGGAGCGAGCACTGCAGCTACAAATCAAGCAAAAAATACCTAAACGGCTTTCCGACAAAGGCACCTTGGGTCATTCAAGGACCTGGCGAAAATGCTGGCGTCATTGACGTTGGCGACGGGGTTGCAGCTGTGTTTAAGATGGAGAGTCACAACCACCCAAGCTTTATCGAGCCGTTTCAGGGCGCTGCAACTGGCGTTGGTGGAATTTTAAGAGACGTCTTTACGATGGGCGCAAGAGTTGTTGCGAACATGAACTCGCTTCGCTTTGGCGAGATAAGAGGCGAGGGCGAGCTAGCCAAAAAGCATAGATATCTGTTAAAAGGAAGCGTGGCTGGCATAGGACACTACGGCAACTGCATGGGTATCCCAACTGTTGGCGGCGAGACCACCTTTGATCCTAGCTTTAATGGCAATATCCTAATCAACGCCTTCGCGCTTGGTCTTTGTAAGAGTGATGAAATTTTCTACGGCAAGGCTGAAGGTGTTGGCAACCCAGTCATCTACGTAGGCTCAAAGACCGGCAGGGACGGACTTGGCGGCGCTGTGATGGCGAGCGATAGCTTTAACGACGAAAATAAATCACTTCGCCCAACGGTGCAAGTAGGCGACCCATTTGCCGAGAAGCTGCTTATGGAGGCGTGCCTAGAGCTTTTCAAAAAAGACTATATCATCGGTATCCAAGACATGGGTGCAGCAGGGCTAACAAGCTCTAGCTTTGAGATGGCTGGCAGAAGCGGCAGCGGCATGAAGATGTATTTAGAGCGCGTGCCGATGCGCGAAGTTGGCATGACGCCTTATGAGCTAATGCTAAGCGAGTCTCAAGAGCGTATGCTAATATGCGCCAAAAAAGGTTTTGAGCAAAAAGTGCTTGAAATTTTTAGAAAGTGGGACCTTGACGCTGAGATCATCGGTGAGGTCACAAGTAGCGGCGTGATGCAGCTTTACTGGCACGACGAGCTTGCAGGCGAAATCCCTATCGGCCCACTTAGCGAGGCAGCTCCTGTGCTTGATCGTCCAGTCGCACGTCCAAAATACCTTGATGGGATAGCAAATTTAGAAATTCCAAATAATGTTGATAACAAAACGGCATTTTTTAAGCTTTTAAAAGAGCCAGAAGTGCTAAATAAGAGCTTTATCTACGACCAATACGACGCAAATATCCAGACAAATACGATAAAACAGCCAGGGCACTTAGGTGCTGCAAGCATCAGAGTAAAAGGCACTAAAAAGGCCGTCTCTATGGCTGCGCAGTGCGATCCTAGAGCAAATTTCGTCGATCCAAAGATCGGTGCTGCAAGAGCCGTCGCTGCTGCTGGTAGAAAGGTAGCGATGAGCGGCGCTGTGCCACTTGCGATCACCGACTGCCTAAACTACGGCAATCCGCAAAATCCAGAGGTGATGTGGCAGTTTAAAGAGGGCTGCGAGGGCATAAAAGAGGCTTGCCGTGAGCTAAATACGCCAGTCGTTAGCGGTAACGTGAGCCTTTATAACGACACTGACGGCGTTAGCGTCTATCCAACGCCAGCTATCGTAACAGTTGGGGTAAATGACGATGCAAATTTAAACCTAAAAAGCACATTTTTAAGCGAGGGCAGGGCGATTTACTTGCTTGGTGAGACAAGTGGCGAATTTGCTGCTTCACTTTACGCAAAGGCGCTATTTAACGTGGTTGGTGGCAAGCTAAAAGAGGTTGAATATAAAGCTGAAAGGGCCCTTTGGGAGCTAGTGATAGAGGCAAATAAAGAGCAAATTTTAGAGTTTGCAAATAGCGTAGGCGTAGGCGGTCTTGCTATTACGCTAGCAAAAATGGCTAGCATTTCAAACATCGGCGCAAACTGCGAGATTAAATTTAAAGAGCCAAATTTCATCTTTGACGAGAGCTTTTCAAGGGCGGTCGTGGGTGTAAAAGACGAGGCTAAATTTGAAGCGCTTGCTGCTAAATTTGGTGTGAAATTTGAGAAGATCGGCGTTAGCGGAGGCAAGAGATTTAAGCTAAATGATATAGATGAGAGCTTAGAGGACGTAAGAGAAATTTATCTAAATGAGTTTGCGAAAATCGTAAAAAAGGAGGACTAAAAGATGTTTTCTAAAAAGTCTCAAAAAGTAAGCGGGGAAAAGGAAGTAGAGCAAAACGAGAAAAAGGGCGTGGCAAAACCGCCAGTGCTCTTTAGCGATACTCAAAATTTGATAAGTACGATAGAAAAAAGGCTAAATGCCCCTTTGATAACCTACTACAACTCAAACGCTGGTAATGTCTGCGGCAACGATGCAAGCGCAATGTATGAAATTTTAAAGGGTAAAAAGATAGATACTGCCTATCTTTTTATAAAAAGTGATGGCGGAAGCGGCATAGCTGCACTTAGGATCATTAGTACGCTTAGAAACTACTGCAAAAATTTAATAGCGCTGATCCCATCAAACTGCGCCTCAGCTGCTACGATGATGGCGCTTGGCGCAAATGAGATCGTAATGGGCCCACTTGCCTATCTAACACCAGTTGATACCTCTTTAAAACACGAGCTGAGCCCTACAAACAAGGGTAACGAGCTTGTTAGCGTCTCTATGGACGAGCTTAGCCGTGTAGTGAAGCTTTGGAAAGAGCAGGATAAAGATAGACCAAACGACACAAACCCCTATAACTCGCTATATGAGTATATTCATCCGCTAGTTTTTGGTGCGGTTGATCGTGCTAGCTCGCTCTCACTTAAAATTTGCTCTGAGCTACTTAGATATCACATAGATGATGACAAAAAGATCGTTGAAATTTCAGAGCGACTAAACGCAGACTACCCAGCGCACGAGTATCCGATACTCTTTCGTGAGGCGCAGGAGATCGGCCTGCATGTCAAAAAAATGGACGATGATCTAAACGAGATGCTTCAGGAGCTAACGCTACTTTACTCAGAGATGGGACAGCGAGCCTTTACCGACTACGATGAGAACAGCTATCACGATAACAACATCGCAAACATCATCGAGACAAACGGCAAACAAATTTACTATCAGATCGATAAAGACTGGTTTTATCGCCCTGAGGAGCGCCGCTGGAATGTTATGAATGACGAGAGCTCATGGCGCAAAAACGAGCTAGTAAATGGCAAGATAAAAAATACGATCTATCACTTGTGGTAATATGTCTGGAGTTTTGTTTTTACTGATATTAGGCGGTGCGATATTTTTCTTTATGAGCGTGCAAATAGGCAATAACCGCAAGAAACAAGCAAATGTAAATGAGGCTAAATTTCTAGTCTCACTGCTTGCAAAAGTCGCTAAAAGTGACGGCAGGGTTAGCGAGCTAGAGGCTAGGCTGATCACTCAAGTGCTTGATGATCTAAGCCAGAAAGTTAGCGGTGTTAGCGGCGTGCGCGAGTATCTAAAAGAGGTCTATAATAGCCAAAAAGAAAATGTAGATAATGCCTATGAAACCGCCAGAAACTACAAGCGCGCGTTTAATCTAAACTACGATACCTGCGTAGCTAGGCTCACTTTTTTTCTAAATTTAGCCTATATAGATGGAGAATTTAACAAAAGCGAGCAAGATGTTATAAGAAACATCGCTTATGGATTTGGCATAGATAAAGAGACGCTTGATGAGATAATCTATAAATTTGATAGCTTCTATGGCTCAAGATTTGGGGCAGACCGCGATGAGGTGAGCCAAGAAAACGATGCGTTTGAGGTTTTAGGACTTAGTAAAAATGCAAGCCTTGATGAGGTAAAGGCTCGCTACAAAGAGCTTGTGAGGCAGTATCATCCTGACATTTTGATGGGCAGAGGCGAGAGTAAAGAGGTGATAGAGCGCTCGACTAAGAAGCTTCAGGAGATAAATGAGGCTTATGGGCGATTAAAAGAGAAATTTGGAGTTTAGATGAAGAAATTTATTATTTTGTTACTAGCGGTGGCTAGCTTTTGTAATGATTTTAAAGTGGTAAATATCGATGGAAAAGAGATAATATTTAAGCTTACTCAAAGCGAGCTTTATCAAGATCAAAGGTTGGTCGTCAGCAACTACGATGTTAAAGATAGCAATGTGAGCATAATATTTGTCGATAAAGATGGCAACAAGAGCGACATTATGTCAGTTCAAGCAAAAAAATTAAATGAAATTAGTGAGTATATCTTTTCGTATGATCGTGGCATAAAGGTGATGAAATTTAGCTCGAAAAAGCCGATATGCGAGGCGCTTGAGAAAGAGGAACCTGTAAATTTAAGCGTATTAGATGCTAGTTACTTTGATGGTAATCAAATTTCAAGTTATGCCTTTAGCGTTGATATCGTCGGTCAAAAGCGTGAAAACTTTGTAGAGAGAAAAGACTATTATATAGATGCAGCTGCAAATGTTATGGTGACGCTAGAAGCCTTATCGATAAAAAATATCGCAAAGGATATAAAAATGGGGCAGCTTCTGCTTGTAAAAGGTATGTGTTTAACAAAAAGATAAAAAATTTAATAAAGGAGAAAAAATGAGAGCGTTGCTTAGCGTTAGCGATAAAGAGGGCATTTTGGAGTTTGCAAAGGGGCTAGAAGAGCTTGGCTGGCAGATACTTTCAACTGGTGGCACCTACAAACTTTTAAAGGATGAGGGCGTCAAAGCTACTGAAGTTAGCGAATTTACGGCGTCGCCTGAGATGTTTGAGGGCAGGGTAAAGACCCTTCATCCAAAGATACATGGCGGCATCTTGCATAAACGTGACGACGCTACGCACGTGGCTCAGGCAAAAGAGCATGGCATCGAGGGGATTGATCTGGTTTGCGTAAATTTATATCCATTCAAAGAGACTACGATTAGAACCGATGACTTTGCCGAAATCATCGAAAATATCGACATCGGTGGCCCAGCTATGGTAAGGAGTGCGGCTAAAAATTTTAAAGACGTCCTTATCGTCACAAGCGTACTTGACTACGATGAAATTTTAAAGCGCTTAAGAGAAAAAAGCGATGATTTTGAGTTTAGAAGATCGCTGATGATAAAGGCGTTCGAGCATACAGCGGCATATGACAGCATGATCGCAAACTATATGAATGATAGATTTAATGGCGGTTTTGGCGATGCTAGATTTATCGTGGGAAGCAAGGTTTTTGACACCAGATACGGCGAAAACCCACACCAAAAAGGCGCGCTTTATGAGTTTGATTATTTCTTCACAAACAACTTTAGAGCCCTAAAAGGCGAGGCAAGTTTCAATAATATGACCGATATAAATGGCGCACTAATGCTTGCAACTAGCTTTGATGACGCACCAGCAGTGGCTATCATCAAGCACGCTAACCCTTGCGGCTTTGCGGTAAAAGATACGTTGCTAGAGAGCTACGTGGCAGCGCTTAAGTGCGATCCGATCTCAGCATACGGTGGCGTGGTCGCGATAAATGGCACGCTTGATGAGGAGCTTGCTAAAAAGATAAATGAAATTTACGTTGAAGTAATCATCGCTGCAAATGTTGATGATGCCGCGCTTAAGGTATTTGAGAGTAAAAAACGCATCAAAATTTTCACACAAGATAATAAATTTTTAGTGCGTGCAAATGATAAATTTGACTTTAAGCACATCGATGGTGGATTTGTATTTCAAGAAAGAGACTTTGTAAAAGACGAAGAGCTTGAAAATATGAAGCAAATGAGCAAGAAATTTGCAACTGGCAGCGAGCTAAAAGACGCTCAGATCGCGTGGAAAGTGGCTGCGCTAACGAAGAGCAACTGCGTAGTTTATGTAAAAGATGGCGCTATGGTGGCTATTGGCATGGGTATGACTAGCCGTGTGGATGCTGCTCGTGCGGCCGTAGCGAAGGCAAAGGAGCTAAAGATCGACCTAAATGGCTGCGTGCTTGCAAGCGAGGCGTTCTTTCCGTTTAGAGATAGCATTGACATCGCTAGCAAAGTGGGCGTAAAATGCGTCATTGAGCCAGGCGGCAGTATCAGAGATGATGAGGTGATAGAGGCTGCCGATGAGCACGGCATGTCGCTATATTTCACTGGCGTTAGACACTTCTTGCACTAAAATTTAGGGGCGCTTTGCCCCTTACTTCACACTTTATAACTTTAAATTTTATATAATCCTTCAAAAAAGGAGTTCTCATGAAAAAGATGTTAAATTTTCTCTTGGTTTTGGCGGTATTTTTGAGTGTAAATTTGATGGCAAAAGATGAGTTTTTAAAGGAGCAGACGATGGCAGGGCAAAATTTGAAAGAAATTTATTTAGCAGGTGGCTGCTTTTGGGGCATGCAGGGATATTTTAAAAAGATATTTGGCGTGGTGGATACAAAAGTGGGCTACGCAAATGGCAAGAGCGAGAACACGAGCTACCGCGAGCTACATGAGAGCGATCATGCCGAGACACTTTATGTCAAATTTGATGAAAATAGGGTCGCTTTGGCTGAAATTTTGGCTCATTTTTTTAGGGTGATCGACCCGACTTCGTTAAACAAACAGGGCAATGACGTTGGCAGGCAGTATAGAAGCGGGATTTACTATGTTAGCAAGGACGATCTACCTGTTATTGAGAGCTTTATGAAGATAGAGCAAAAGAAATTTAAAGATAAGATCGTGGTTGAGGTAGCACCTCTTAAGAATTTCATCATTGCCGAGGAGTATCATCAAGACTATCTTGATAAAAACCCTTTTGGATACTGTCATATCGATCTAAATTTAGCGAGCAAGCCACTTTACGATGAGGCTAAATTTAAGCCGCTTAGCAAAGAGGAGCTAAAGAGAAATTTAAGTAGCGAGCAGTATGCCGTGACGCAGGAGGCGGCGACTGAGAAGCCATTTAGTAGCGAATATGATAAATTTGACAAAAAGGGCATTTACGTCGATATCACCAGCGGCAAGCCGCTCTTTTCAAGCGCTGATAAATTTGATGCGGGATGTGGCTGGCCAAGCTTCACAAAGCCTATCACGACAACGGCGCTTTCATATAGCGAGGATAACTCTTTTATGATGAAAAGGGTTGAAGTTAGGTCGCAAAACAGCGATGCACACCTTGGGCATGTCTTTGACGATGGACCAAGTGATAAGGGCGGACTAAGATACTGCATAAACGGCGCAAGCCTTAAATTTATACCGCTTGAGGATATGGCTAGGCTTGGATACGAGGAGTTTATCCCCTACGTTAAGTAGCTTTTGTTGAAGCAAATCAATGGTTTGAAAAGTTTAATCAGAGTATAATTCTCCAAAATCAAAAGGAGAAAAAATGAGTGAATTTTTCAAAAATGCAGAGCAGTTTAATGTAGAGGGTGCGACGGTGCCGTTTTATAAATTTAGTGAAAATGGGGTAAATTTTATAGGCTTTGACTCACGTCCTTGCGTGCCACCTGAGCCTATGGTAAATGCGCTTTTGGCGATAAAATTTGCTGATAAAAACACAAAGATCGTGATGGTAAATCACAAATTTCCAGCTGGGCTCATCCCAAAGATAGAAAAGAGCTTTGATGTGGAGCGCGAGGACCTTGAGGGCGGGGCTGTGAAGATGACTTTTAGCCTAAAAGAGGGTGCGAGCATAAAAAACATAGACACCAGCCTTTGCCACTAAAATGCTTTTAAACACCTATGCGCCGCCATTTAAGCTAGTTGGCGGCTACTTTATCGCTGGCATTTTTTTCTTAGCGCTAAGCGTCTCGGCCTTTTTTTACGCTGATTTTGAGGCGATTAGCTCGCTAAATACGGCTGGCTTTTTGCATATATTTTTCGTGGGCTTTGTGATGAGCATCATCATCGGAGCACTCTATCAGCTAACCTCGGTCATCTTAGAAAAGCCATTTTTCACGGTCAAAGGGGCTATTTTAAATTTAGCCGTTTTTTGCTTTTCACTGCTTGCTATGAGCTATGCGATGATATTTGGCGAGGGTCAAATTTTGCAAGTTGGCGGAGTTTTACTTTTTTTCTCGCTCGTGTTTTTTGGCTCGACTTATGCACTAAGCTTTTTAAATAATCAAAAAAGAAGCTTTGCCGCCTTTGCGCTCTTTGTATCGGCGATATTTTTGCTAGTTGGCATAACGCTTGGATTTTGCTTAGTGATGATACTTGGCGGCACGCTTATGCTTGATTTTATGATGACATTAAAATTTCATGTATATTTTGTGCTGGGCTTTGTATTTTTTGTCATACTTGGGGCCGCAAGCGTGCTTTTACCGATGTTTGCGCTGGCGCATGATCTTAAATTTACACTTAGCAAAGCCTCTCTTGCCTGCTATATTTTAGCTGGAGTTTTGCTGGCAATCGATGAAAATTTAGCTATTTTTGCAGTGGCTGTGGCAGCTTTGCTTTTTATAGCTCAAGCGTTTTATATCTTAAAAAAGCGCGTGAGAAAGGCGTATGACTACTGGAATGTAAATATCGCTCTTTCGCTGCTTGCCTTGCTTTGCGCTGCTACATTTATGGTTTTTGAAAAGCTAAATTTGGCTGCATTTTTTATGATATATGGCTTTTTGTTTGCTTTTATCGTGGCTCATCTTTATAAG
This genomic stretch from Campylobacter concisus harbors:
- a CDS encoding NAD(P)H-dependent oxidoreductase, with product MKILLINGGKKFGHSDGRLNQTLHDLACEKLAKMGHEVKQTVIDQGYDIEAEVEKFLWMDAVVWQMPAWWMGEPWIVKKYIDEVFTAGHGKLYTSDGRHRVDPAKNYGKGGLLNGKNFMLSLTWNAPAEAFSDPNEFFEARGVDGVYFHFRKANEFLGMKPLPYFVCYDVIKMPDVPRDLKEYEAHLEKVFKA
- the purL gene encoding phosphoribosylformylglycinamidine synthase subunit PurL, translated to MDKATIQAHKISDEEYEEILKILGREPNLLELGIFSAMWSEHCSYKSSKKYLNGFPTKAPWVIQGPGENAGVIDVGDGVAAVFKMESHNHPSFIEPFQGAATGVGGILRDVFTMGARVVANMNSLRFGEIRGEGELAKKHRYLLKGSVAGIGHYGNCMGIPTVGGETTFDPSFNGNILINAFALGLCKSDEIFYGKAEGVGNPVIYVGSKTGRDGLGGAVMASDSFNDENKSLRPTVQVGDPFAEKLLMEACLELFKKDYIIGIQDMGAAGLTSSSFEMAGRSGSGMKMYLERVPMREVGMTPYELMLSESQERMLICAKKGFEQKVLEIFRKWDLDAEIIGEVTSSGVMQLYWHDELAGEIPIGPLSEAAPVLDRPVARPKYLDGIANLEIPNNVDNKTAFFKLLKEPEVLNKSFIYDQYDANIQTNTIKQPGHLGAASIRVKGTKKAVSMAAQCDPRANFVDPKIGAARAVAAAGRKVAMSGAVPLAITDCLNYGNPQNPEVMWQFKEGCEGIKEACRELNTPVVSGNVSLYNDTDGVSVYPTPAIVTVGVNDDANLNLKSTFLSEGRAIYLLGETSGEFAASLYAKALFNVVGGKLKEVEYKAERALWELVIEANKEQILEFANSVGVGGLAITLAKMASISNIGANCEIKFKEPNFIFDESFSRAVVGVKDEAKFEALAAKFGVKFEKIGVSGGKRFKLNDIDESLEDVREIYLNEFAKIVKKED
- a CDS encoding SDH family Clp fold serine proteinase — its product is MFSKKSQKVSGEKEVEQNEKKGVAKPPVLFSDTQNLISTIEKRLNAPLITYYNSNAGNVCGNDASAMYEILKGKKIDTAYLFIKSDGGSGIAALRIISTLRNYCKNLIALIPSNCASAATMMALGANEIVMGPLAYLTPVDTSLKHELSPTNKGNELVSVSMDELSRVVKLWKEQDKDRPNDTNPYNSLYEYIHPLVFGAVDRASSLSLKICSELLRYHIDDDKKIVEISERLNADYPAHEYPILFREAQEIGLHVKKMDDDLNEMLQELTLLYSEMGQRAFTDYDENSYHDNNIANIIETNGKQIYYQIDKDWFYRPEERRWNVMNDESSWRKNELVNGKIKNTIYHLW
- a CDS encoding TerB family tellurite resistance protein — protein: MSGVLFLLILGGAIFFFMSVQIGNNRKKQANVNEAKFLVSLLAKVAKSDGRVSELEARLITQVLDDLSQKVSGVSGVREYLKEVYNSQKENVDNAYETARNYKRAFNLNYDTCVARLTFFLNLAYIDGEFNKSEQDVIRNIAYGFGIDKETLDEIIYKFDSFYGSRFGADRDEVSQENDAFEVLGLSKNASLDEVKARYKELVRQYHPDILMGRGESKEVIERSTKKLQEINEAYGRLKEKFGV
- the purH gene encoding bifunctional phosphoribosylaminoimidazolecarboxamide formyltransferase/IMP cyclohydrolase, whose amino-acid sequence is MRALLSVSDKEGILEFAKGLEELGWQILSTGGTYKLLKDEGVKATEVSEFTASPEMFEGRVKTLHPKIHGGILHKRDDATHVAQAKEHGIEGIDLVCVNLYPFKETTIRTDDFAEIIENIDIGGPAMVRSAAKNFKDVLIVTSVLDYDEILKRLREKSDDFEFRRSLMIKAFEHTAAYDSMIANYMNDRFNGGFGDARFIVGSKVFDTRYGENPHQKGALYEFDYFFTNNFRALKGEASFNNMTDINGALMLATSFDDAPAVAIIKHANPCGFAVKDTLLESYVAALKCDPISAYGGVVAINGTLDEELAKKINEIYVEVIIAANVDDAALKVFESKKRIKIFTQDNKFLVRANDKFDFKHIDGGFVFQERDFVKDEELENMKQMSKKFATGSELKDAQIAWKVAALTKSNCVVYVKDGAMVAIGMGMTSRVDAARAAVAKAKELKIDLNGCVLASEAFFPFRDSIDIASKVGVKCVIEPGGSIRDDEVIEAADEHGMSLYFTGVRHFLH
- the msrB gene encoding peptide-methionine (R)-S-oxide reductase MsrB; the protein is MKKMLNFLLVLAVFLSVNLMAKDEFLKEQTMAGQNLKEIYLAGGCFWGMQGYFKKIFGVVDTKVGYANGKSENTSYRELHESDHAETLYVKFDENRVALAEILAHFFRVIDPTSLNKQGNDVGRQYRSGIYYVSKDDLPVIESFMKIEQKKFKDKIVVEVAPLKNFIIAEEYHQDYLDKNPFGYCHIDLNLASKPLYDEAKFKPLSKEELKRNLSSEQYAVTQEAATEKPFSSEYDKFDKKGIYVDITSGKPLFSSADKFDAGCGWPSFTKPITTTALSYSEDNSFMMKRVEVRSQNSDAHLGHVFDDGPSDKGGLRYCINGASLKFIPLEDMARLGYEEFIPYVK
- a CDS encoding peptidase M50, with the translated sequence MLLNTYAPPFKLVGGYFIAGIFFLALSVSAFFYADFEAISSLNTAGFLHIFFVGFVMSIIIGALYQLTSVILEKPFFTVKGAILNLAVFCFSLLAMSYAMIFGEGQILQVGGVLLFFSLVFFGSTYALSFLNNQKRSFAAFALFVSAIFLLVGITLGFCLVMILGGTLMLDFMMTLKFHVYFVLGFVFFVILGAASVLLPMFALAHDLKFTLSKASLACYILAGVLLAIDENLAIFAVAVAALLFIAQAFYILKKRVRKAYDYWNVNIALSLLALLCAATFMVFEKLNLAAFFMIYGFLFAFIVAHLYKIAPFLIWYHYVAPFVGKAKVPLLDAMILKKAAYFAIAFNVISLVCYPLAVSFEMRNLIYASMIFMVLSIILLAVNMINVFKFTGFKG